The following proteins come from a genomic window of Streptomyces liliiviolaceus:
- a CDS encoding LLM class flavin-dependent oxidoreductase, which produces MTPPNGRGLLHLAAAVDRTAAHDDVAVHVELTRLAESGGFDFVTLGDSFARPGFDALAVLARVAPATTRIGLVPTVTTTHTEPFQVQAAVATLDWVSRGRAGWCIDVSTTEGEARLFGRRHAAPVDALWHEAGQVAEVAARLWDSADRAGPHPGHHPVRVVDATDRHARATAARYADVALVQGTNPAQVGAVRAELQASALAHGRDPDELRVLAALTVDLGDGERAAEPGHGGGGPRQTAQGPLYRGGPVDLAELIAAWHETGAADGFHLTPVEPRRDLERLVNGTAALLQHRGLLRTFYPGSTLREHLGLGRPAHRYAVTGGTS; this is translated from the coding sequence ATGACCCCACCGAACGGCCGGGGGCTTCTGCACCTGGCCGCGGCCGTCGACCGGACGGCGGCCCACGACGACGTCGCGGTCCACGTCGAGCTGACGCGGCTCGCGGAGAGCGGCGGATTCGACTTCGTGACCCTGGGCGACAGCTTCGCGCGGCCCGGGTTCGACGCGCTCGCCGTGCTGGCGCGGGTCGCGCCCGCCACGACCCGCATCGGTCTGGTGCCGACCGTCACCACCACCCACACCGAGCCGTTCCAGGTCCAGGCCGCCGTGGCGACCCTCGACTGGGTGAGCCGCGGCCGGGCGGGCTGGTGTATCGACGTGTCGACCACCGAGGGCGAGGCCCGCCTCTTCGGTCGTCGGCACGCGGCGCCCGTCGACGCGCTGTGGCACGAGGCGGGCCAGGTCGCCGAGGTGGCCGCCCGGCTGTGGGACAGCGCCGACCGCGCGGGCCCGCACCCCGGCCACCACCCGGTGCGGGTCGTCGACGCCACGGACCGGCACGCCCGGGCGACCGCCGCCCGGTACGCGGACGTGGCACTGGTCCAGGGCACGAACCCGGCCCAAGTGGGCGCTGTACGGGCAGAGTTGCAGGCCTCCGCGCTCGCCCACGGCCGGGACCCGGACGAACTGAGGGTCCTCGCCGCACTCACCGTCGACCTCGGTGACGGCGAACGCGCGGCCGAGCCGGGCCACGGCGGGGGAGGCCCGCGTCAGACCGCGCAGGGCCCGCTGTACCGCGGCGGGCCCGTCGACCTCGCCGAACTGATCGCCGCCTGGCACGAGACCGGTGCCGCCGACGGCTTCCACCTCACCCCTGTCGAACCGCGCCGGGACCTGGAACGCCTGGTCAACGGCACGGCCGCACTGCTTCAGCACCGCGGGCTGCTCCGCACCTTCTACCCGGGCAGCACGCTCCGCGAGCATCTGGGGCTCGGCCGACCCGCCCATCGGTACGCCGTGACAGGGGGAACGTCATGA
- a CDS encoding LLM class flavin-dependent oxidoreductase, with the protein MTTVRTPAGQPSQESSRTQVHLAAYLPGGGDTTAGAGFASFERLARTAERGLFDFLLLAGEVPPAGHGGHAPEPVTVLNALVAGTEWIGLAATVDTASHEPYELARRLATLDHLSAGRAAWNVPASADPPARAAEFVDVSRELWDSWTPDGIVRPFAHRGRHFDIAGEFTVPRSPQGHPVVIRPCDESPEGGEFAASTAEVILTRYGTPEAGRAHHAAVKGRLAGYGRDHADLKIMAEVTVVLGDTAAEARERATALGAPDGRPSFVGTPESVAAEMEDSVRTGAADGFVLVPHPAPGGLDAFVDRVVPLLQERGAFRTHYTGRTLRSHLGLPEPVWKG; encoded by the coding sequence ATGACGACCGTACGGACGCCCGCCGGGCAGCCCTCCCAGGAGTCCTCCCGCACGCAGGTGCACCTCGCCGCGTACCTTCCCGGAGGCGGTGACACCACCGCCGGGGCCGGCTTCGCGTCCTTCGAGCGACTCGCGCGCACCGCCGAGCGGGGCCTGTTCGACTTCCTCCTCCTGGCCGGGGAGGTGCCGCCGGCCGGGCACGGCGGACACGCGCCCGAGCCGGTCACCGTGCTGAACGCGCTCGTCGCCGGCACCGAGTGGATCGGGCTCGCCGCCACGGTCGACACGGCCTCCCACGAGCCGTACGAACTCGCCCGCAGGCTCGCCACGCTGGACCACCTCAGCGCGGGGCGGGCCGCCTGGAACGTGCCGGCCTCCGCCGACCCGCCCGCCCGCGCCGCCGAATTCGTCGACGTGTCGCGGGAGTTGTGGGACTCGTGGACACCGGACGGCATCGTGCGCCCCTTCGCGCACCGCGGCCGGCACTTCGACATCGCGGGCGAGTTCACCGTGCCGCGCTCCCCGCAGGGCCACCCCGTCGTCATCCGTCCCTGCGACGAGTCGCCGGAGGGAGGCGAGTTCGCGGCGTCCACCGCCGAGGTGATCCTCACGCGGTACGGGACCCCGGAGGCGGGCCGCGCGCACCACGCCGCGGTGAAGGGACGCCTCGCGGGGTACGGCCGTGACCACGCGGACCTGAAGATCATGGCCGAGGTCACCGTCGTGCTCGGCGACACGGCCGCCGAGGCACGGGAGAGGGCCACCGCGCTCGGGGCGCCGGACGGCCGGCCGTCCTTCGTCGGCACACCGGAGTCGGTCGCCGCGGAGATGGAGGACTCCGTACGAACCGGTGCGGCCGACGGTTTCGTCCTCGTACCGCATCCGGCACCGGGCGGTCTGGACGCCTTCGTGGACCGGGTCGTGCCGCTGCTGCAGGAGCGTGGCGCGTTCCGGACGCACTACACGGGCAGGACACTGCGCTCACACCTCGGGTTGCCGGAACCCGTGTGGAAGGGTTGA
- a CDS encoding DUF1684 domain-containing protein, whose protein sequence is MTTDAAEDWKHWHEQRTATVSAPHGPLALRATHWIEDHPEGRIPDMPGRWAVDGDAVLLTAGESDGVRVAGRPLNGQVRLVADLGPAGDARVAYGERRFVVLVREGVWGVRDFDPASPARQAFRGIEATSYDPRWSVPGRFTPYVRKRTVRVGNADGRERGLGLGGELAFTLDGRESTLQVTVQEDGSLWAVFADSTSGHGSYRFRFLKPAAPDARGRTTVDFNRALLPPCAFADHFICPFPPPGNTLGAEIAAGERNLLR, encoded by the coding sequence ATGACGACGGACGCGGCCGAGGACTGGAAGCACTGGCACGAGCAGCGCACCGCGACGGTCTCCGCGCCCCATGGGCCCCTGGCGCTCCGCGCGACCCACTGGATCGAAGATCATCCGGAGGGGCGAATTCCGGACATGCCCGGCCGCTGGGCCGTCGACGGGGACGCGGTGCTGCTGACGGCCGGGGAGTCCGATGGCGTCCGGGTGGCCGGGCGGCCCCTGAACGGGCAGGTCAGGCTGGTGGCGGATCTCGGTCCGGCGGGTGACGCCCGGGTCGCGTACGGGGAGCGCCGGTTCGTCGTCCTCGTACGCGAGGGCGTCTGGGGTGTACGCGACTTCGACCCGGCCTCACCTGCCCGGCAGGCGTTCCGCGGCATCGAGGCCACCTCGTACGACCCGCGCTGGTCGGTGCCGGGGCGCTTCACGCCGTACGTGCGGAAGCGGACCGTGCGGGTGGGGAACGCCGACGGGCGTGAGCGGGGACTCGGGCTCGGCGGGGAACTCGCCTTCACGCTGGACGGCCGGGAGTCGACGCTGCAGGTGACGGTCCAGGAGGACGGCTCGCTGTGGGCGGTCTTCGCCGACTCCACCAGCGGGCACGGAAGTTACCGCTTCCGGTTCCTGAAGCCCGCGGCGCCCGACGCGCGGGGGCGCACGACGGTGGACTTCAACCGGGCCCTGCTCCCGCCGTGCGCATTCGCGGACCACTTCATCTGCCCATTCCCGCCGCCGGGGAATACTCTGGGCGCGGAGATTGCGGCCGGAGAGCGCAATCTGCTCCGGTGA
- a CDS encoding S1 family peptidase yields MRTKRTTPRSGIARRTRLIAVSTGLVAAAAFTVPAANANDASTFSTTQLKSANSAVLKADVPGTAWATDAKTGKVLVTVDSTVSKAEIAKIKQAAGANAGALEIKSTPGKINKLIKGGDAIYASSWRCSLGFNVRSSSGVDYFVTAGHCTDGAGTWWSNSGHTTTLGTTAGSSFPTNDYGLVRYTNTSVTKSGTAGSVDITSAATPAVGTNVIRTGSTTGTRTGRVTALNATVNYGGGDIVYGMIQTTVCAEPGDSGGSLYGSNGVAYGLTSGGSGNCTSGGTTFFQPVTEALSAYGVSVY; encoded by the coding sequence GTGAGGACCAAGCGCACCACCCCCCGTAGTGGCATAGCGAGACGGACCCGGCTGATCGCCGTGAGCACCGGACTCGTGGCCGCGGCAGCGTTCACCGTCCCCGCGGCGAACGCGAACGACGCGTCGACGTTCAGCACCACCCAGCTGAAGAGCGCCAACTCCGCGGTGCTCAAGGCCGATGTGCCCGGTACCGCCTGGGCGACCGACGCCAAGACCGGCAAGGTCCTGGTCACGGTCGACAGCACGGTCTCGAAGGCGGAGATCGCGAAGATCAAGCAGGCCGCGGGCGCCAACGCGGGGGCTCTGGAGATCAAGAGCACCCCCGGCAAGATCAACAAGCTGATCAAGGGTGGCGACGCCATCTATGCGAGTAGCTGGCGCTGTTCGCTGGGCTTCAACGTCCGCAGCAGTTCGGGCGTCGACTACTTCGTGACCGCCGGTCACTGCACCGACGGCGCCGGCACCTGGTGGTCGAACTCGGGGCACACGACCACCCTCGGCACGACGGCCGGGTCCAGCTTCCCGACCAACGACTACGGGCTGGTGCGCTACACCAACACCTCGGTCACCAAGTCGGGGACCGCCGGCAGCGTGGACATCACCAGCGCGGCCACCCCGGCGGTGGGCACCAACGTCATCCGTACCGGTTCCACCACCGGTACGCGCACCGGACGGGTCACCGCCCTCAACGCGACCGTCAACTACGGCGGCGGCGACATCGTCTACGGCATGATCCAGACCACGGTCTGCGCCGAGCCCGGTGACTCCGGCGGTTCGCTCTACGGCAGCAACGGCGTCGCCTACGGTCTGACCTCCGGCGGCAGCGGCAACTGCACCTCCGGCGGCACCACGTTCTTCCAGCCGGTCACCGAGGCCCTGAGTGCCTACGGCGTCAGCGTGTACTGA
- a CDS encoding alpha/beta fold hydrolase: MPGGIRMRDGRRLAFEEWGDPQGTPVVLLHGTPGCRTGVVPQDLIEARPEVRFIAYDRPGYGDSDRGPGRRVAQAARDVAALADALELGPFAVLGRAGGAPHALACAALLPTRVRRAAALASLAPPSSEGLNWFEGMAESSVEEFTGALTDPVDFAERLASRAAGIRTDPAQLLASVRDGLTDSDRRIVSTPAVSDMLLRNYREALHTSAYGWLDDNLALLSHWGFDPARITRPVLLWHGAEDTFSPVGHFEWLARAIPRARPVLDPKGGHFSALEALPDVLDWLCATPRTDG, from the coding sequence GTGCCTGGCGGGATACGGATGCGGGACGGACGGCGGCTGGCGTTCGAGGAATGGGGCGACCCTCAGGGCACGCCGGTGGTGCTGCTGCACGGCACTCCGGGCTGCCGGACCGGGGTGGTGCCGCAGGACCTGATCGAGGCGCGCCCCGAGGTGCGGTTCATCGCGTACGACCGCCCCGGGTACGGGGATTCCGACCGCGGCCCGGGACGCCGGGTGGCACAGGCGGCGCGGGACGTGGCGGCGCTGGCCGACGCCCTCGAACTGGGTCCGTTCGCGGTGCTGGGCCGGGCGGGCGGGGCCCCGCACGCGCTGGCCTGTGCGGCGCTGCTGCCGACCCGGGTACGGCGGGCCGCCGCGCTGGCGAGCCTCGCGCCGCCCTCCAGCGAGGGGCTGAACTGGTTCGAGGGGATGGCGGAGTCGAGCGTCGAGGAGTTCACCGGGGCGCTGACCGACCCCGTGGACTTCGCGGAGCGGCTCGCCTCGCGGGCCGCCGGGATCCGGACGGACCCGGCGCAGCTCCTCGCGTCGGTCCGGGACGGCCTCACCGATTCCGACCGGCGGATCGTCTCCACCCCGGCCGTGAGCGACATGCTGCTGCGCAACTACCGTGAGGCGCTGCACACTTCGGCGTACGGCTGGCTCGACGACAATCTCGCGCTGCTGAGCCACTGGGGCTTCGACCCGGCGCGTATCACCCGGCCCGTGCTGCTGTGGCACGGCGCCGAGGACACCTTCTCCCCGGTGGGCCATTTCGAGTGGCTGGCCCGTGCCATCCCCCGCGCCCGCCCCGTCCTGGACCCGAAGGGGGGCCACTTCTCGGCGCTGGAGGCCCTCCCCGACGTACTGGACTGGCTGTGCGCCACCCCGAGGACCGACGGCTGA
- a CDS encoding slipin family protein encodes MVEELVTAGVALASVGAVYGMAAARVVKQYERGVVLRLGRLRSGIRGPGFTMIMPFVDRLQKVNMQIVTMPVPAQEGITRDNVTVRVDAVVYFKVVSAADAVIKVEDYRFAVSQMAQTSLRSIIGKSELDDLLSNREKLNQGLELMIDSPAVEWGVSIDRVEIKDVSLPETMKRSMARQAEADRERRARVINADAELQASKKLAEAAGVMSEQPAALQLRLLQTVVAVAAEKNSTLVLPFPVELLRFLERAQPGHGPHPAHPAHPGTAHVQSRPAPQPPQAEQAEQSPRELSESQQALDGAVGAAGADGEGGASEQASGQSSDRALDRSLELAAQAQKLLTQWQQSMQEQLPPVEAPLDPDFRGSNSGQD; translated from the coding sequence ATGGTCGAGGAGCTGGTGACGGCGGGAGTGGCACTCGCGTCCGTCGGAGCGGTGTACGGGATGGCCGCGGCCCGGGTCGTCAAACAATACGAGCGCGGAGTGGTGCTCCGGCTCGGAAGGCTGCGATCCGGGATACGAGGTCCGGGCTTCACCATGATCATGCCCTTCGTGGACCGGCTGCAGAAGGTCAATATGCAGATCGTGACGATGCCGGTGCCCGCGCAGGAGGGGATCACCCGGGACAACGTCACGGTCAGGGTGGACGCCGTCGTCTACTTCAAGGTGGTGTCCGCCGCCGACGCGGTCATCAAGGTCGAGGACTACCGGTTCGCGGTCTCGCAGATGGCGCAGACCTCGCTGCGGTCGATCATCGGCAAGAGCGAGCTGGACGATCTGCTCTCCAACCGCGAGAAGCTGAACCAGGGCCTGGAGCTGATGATCGACAGCCCGGCCGTGGAGTGGGGCGTCTCCATCGACCGGGTCGAGATCAAGGACGTGTCGCTGCCGGAGACGATGAAGCGGTCCATGGCGCGCCAGGCGGAGGCCGATCGTGAGCGGCGGGCCCGGGTCATCAACGCGGACGCCGAACTGCAGGCCTCCAAGAAGCTGGCGGAGGCCGCCGGGGTGATGTCGGAGCAGCCCGCCGCGCTCCAGCTGCGGCTGCTGCAGACCGTGGTGGCGGTCGCGGCGGAGAAGAACTCCACGCTCGTGCTGCCCTTCCCGGTCGAGCTGCTGCGGTTCCTGGAGCGAGCCCAGCCAGGGCACGGCCCGCATCCGGCGCATCCGGCGCATCCGGGGACGGCTCATGTGCAGTCCCGGCCGGCGCCGCAGCCGCCGCAGGCGGAGCAGGCTGAGCAGTCACCGCGGGAGCTGTCCGAATCGCAGCAGGCACTGGACGGGGCGGTCGGGGCAGCCGGGGCGGACGGGGAGGGCGGGGCTTCGGAGCAGGCCTCGGGCCAGAGCTCGGACCGCGCGTTGGACCGGTCCCTGGAGCTGGCGGCTCAGGCGCAGAAGTTGCTGACCCAGTGGCAGCAATCGATGCAGGAGCAACTCCCGCCCGTCGAGGCACCGCTGGATCCGGACTTCCGAGGGTCGAATTCAGGACAGGACTAG
- a CDS encoding S1 family peptidase, whose translation MKHRRIPRRRAVAVGAGIAALVAGGVTLQSANASENAPTPELKVLSVTAAGKLASTLGKDLGGDAAGTYYDAKAKSLVVNVLDQAAAETVESAGARARVVENSLADLKSARTTLKQDATIPGTSWALDPATNKVVVTADRTVTGAELTKLTKVVDGLGGTTELKRTKGEFKTFVAGGDAITGSGGRCSLGFNVVKGGEPFFLTAGHCTEGITNWSDSSGTEIGENADSSFPDNDYGLVKYTADVEHPSEVNLYNGSAQEISGAAEATVGMEVTRSGSTTQVHDGSVTGLDATVNYGNGDIVNGLIQTDVCAEPGDSGGSLFSGSSAVGLTSGGSGDCTSGGETFFQPVTEALSATGTQIG comes from the coding sequence TTGAAGCACCGACGCATACCCAGGCGACGGGCAGTCGCAGTTGGCGCGGGCATCGCCGCACTCGTCGCGGGTGGAGTCACCTTGCAGAGTGCGAACGCGAGTGAGAACGCGCCCACCCCCGAGCTGAAGGTCCTCTCGGTCACGGCGGCCGGAAAGCTCGCCTCGACGCTCGGCAAGGACCTCGGCGGCGACGCGGCGGGAACGTATTACGACGCGAAGGCCAAGAGCCTCGTCGTGAACGTGCTCGACCAGGCCGCGGCCGAGACCGTCGAGTCGGCGGGCGCCAGGGCCAGAGTCGTCGAGAACTCTCTCGCCGACCTGAAGAGCGCCCGTACGACGCTGAAGCAGGACGCGACCATCCCCGGCACCTCGTGGGCGCTCGACCCCGCGACCAACAAGGTCGTCGTCACCGCGGACCGTACGGTCACCGGTGCCGAACTGACCAAGCTGACCAAGGTCGTCGACGGGCTCGGCGGCACGACCGAACTCAAGCGGACGAAGGGGGAGTTCAAGACCTTCGTGGCCGGCGGTGACGCCATCACCGGCAGCGGCGGCCGCTGCTCGCTCGGCTTCAACGTGGTCAAGGGCGGCGAGCCGTTCTTCCTCACCGCCGGGCACTGCACCGAGGGGATCACCAACTGGTCGGACTCCTCCGGTACCGAGATCGGCGAGAACGCGGACTCCAGCTTCCCCGACAACGACTACGGCCTGGTGAAGTACACCGCGGACGTGGAGCACCCGAGCGAGGTGAACCTCTACAACGGTTCCGCTCAGGAGATATCGGGGGCCGCGGAGGCGACCGTCGGTATGGAGGTCACCCGGAGCGGGTCCACGACCCAGGTGCACGACGGGTCGGTGACCGGTCTGGACGCGACCGTGAACTACGGCAACGGCGACATCGTCAACGGGCTCATCCAGACCGATGTCTGCGCCGAGCCGGGGGACAGCGGTGGGTCGCTGTTCTCGGGGAGCAGCGCGGTCGGACTCACGTCCGGTGGCAGTGGTGACTGCACCTCCGGTGGGGAGACGTTCTTCCAGCCGGTGACCGAG